In Horticoccus luteus, the following proteins share a genomic window:
- a CDS encoding HIT family protein has translation MQQLHPHWRMEYIEAPRYPDVKKPFTELPALGDDRAALIVHRSPASFLILNRFPYNPGHLLAVPFREVIELEALDRTERADLMEIIIFGQQILRAALQPDGFNIGFNLGHNVAGGSIAHLHGHIVPRWQGDNNFMPVIGQTRILPQALEATWEKLAAAARTLAPR, from the coding sequence ATGCAGCAGCTGCACCCTCATTGGCGCATGGAGTATATTGAAGCTCCGCGCTATCCGGACGTGAAAAAGCCCTTCACCGAGCTCCCGGCTCTCGGCGACGACCGGGCGGCGCTTATCGTCCATCGCAGTCCCGCCTCGTTCTTGATTCTCAACCGCTTTCCTTACAACCCCGGTCATCTGCTCGCCGTGCCGTTCCGCGAGGTCATCGAACTCGAGGCGCTCGACCGCACCGAACGCGCCGATCTGATGGAGATCATCATCTTCGGGCAGCAAATTCTCCGCGCCGCCCTGCAACCCGACGGTTTCAACATCGGCTTCAACCTCGGCCACAACGTCGCCGGCGGCAGCATTGCCCACCTGCATGGCCACATCGTGCCCCGCTGGCAGGGCGACAATAATTTCATGCCCGTCATCGGCCAGACCCGCATCCTGCCGCAAGCGCTTGAGGCAACGTGGGAAAAACTCGCCGCCGCTGCCCGCACTCTCGCCCCGCGCTGA
- a CDS encoding TetR/AcrR family transcriptional regulator, translating to MRYPAAHKVTTRRRIVSAASAAFREHGLERTGVDEVMRRAGLTHGGFYAHFRDKSELVAEACTEAFEGAVVNLERIAAQPTPARRARVLIDSYLSRHHRDNRGSGCLVVAVATDVGRLTGSARSSYARGFARHLERLAAALRLSDDPAVNRDRVTHLMSSLVGALLFARAADEPARSDALLESARRVLHHEFCR from the coding sequence ATGCGCTACCCGGCCGCCCACAAGGTGACGACGCGCCGCCGGATCGTCTCGGCGGCGAGCGCGGCATTTCGCGAGCACGGGCTGGAGCGGACGGGGGTGGACGAAGTGATGCGCCGGGCGGGGCTCACGCATGGAGGCTTTTACGCGCATTTTCGCGACAAGTCGGAGCTGGTGGCCGAAGCGTGCACAGAAGCCTTTGAGGGGGCGGTGGTAAATTTAGAGCGCATCGCCGCGCAGCCGACGCCGGCGCGACGGGCGCGGGTGCTCATCGACAGCTACTTGTCGCGGCACCATCGCGACAACCGCGGCTCGGGTTGCCTCGTCGTCGCGGTGGCGACGGATGTGGGGCGTTTGACGGGCTCGGCGCGCAGCAGCTACGCGCGCGGTTTTGCGCGGCATTTGGAGCGACTGGCGGCGGCGTTGCGGTTGAGCGACGATCCGGCGGTGAACCGCGATCGGGTGACCCATCTCATGAGTTCGCTGGTGGGCGCGTTACTTTTTGCCCGCGCGGCGGACGAACCTGCCCGGAGCGATGCGTTGCTTGAATCGGCGCGCCGGGTGCTGCATCACGAATTCTGTCGCTGA
- the fabF gene encoding beta-ketoacyl-ACP synthase II: MSPATAPRRRVVITGLGALTPVGETHQETWSSLIAGRSGIGRITRFDASGCTAQIAGEVKNFDPSRPLAQPVFPRGADSAPVTMAITPKDVKKLGRFSHLGVAAGLEAYIDSGLDAVRATLRPDRVGVNMGVGLGGLPEIEAMHSVWLAGGFRKISPFFILQTAPNILSGQLAILLDFRGPNVCNTAACATSGHSLGESLRVIQRGEADIMLAGGAEGVIGPLGVGAFAQMRALSTRNDDPERASRPYDVDRDGFVMGEGAVAFVLEEREHALQRGARIYAELAGYAATGDAYHLSSLAPEGEGSRRAMALAIDDAGLQPADLSYVSAHATSTPGGDGEEAAAIAGLFGEARGQLHVSGVKSMTGHLLGAAGALGAMAATLAIHEGVIPPTINLDNVDPACAALGLNFTPKVAVKKKVDAALANSFGFGGTNASLVVRRA; this comes from the coding sequence ATGAGTCCTGCCACCGCTCCCCGTCGCCGCGTCGTCATCACTGGTCTCGGTGCGCTCACGCCTGTTGGCGAGACGCATCAAGAGACGTGGTCCTCCCTCATCGCGGGCCGCAGCGGCATCGGTCGGATCACGCGTTTCGACGCGAGCGGCTGCACGGCGCAAATCGCGGGTGAGGTGAAGAACTTCGACCCTTCGCGACCGCTGGCGCAACCGGTGTTTCCGCGGGGGGCGGATTCGGCTCCGGTGACGATGGCGATCACGCCGAAGGACGTGAAAAAGCTGGGGCGTTTCTCACATCTGGGCGTGGCGGCGGGGCTCGAGGCCTACATTGATTCGGGCCTGGATGCGGTGCGCGCGACGCTGCGGCCGGACCGCGTGGGGGTGAACATGGGCGTGGGCCTCGGCGGTCTGCCCGAGATCGAGGCGATGCACAGCGTATGGCTCGCGGGTGGTTTTCGAAAAATTTCGCCGTTCTTCATCCTGCAAACGGCGCCGAACATCCTGTCGGGGCAACTGGCGATCCTGTTGGATTTTCGCGGGCCCAACGTCTGCAACACAGCGGCGTGTGCGACGTCGGGACACAGCCTCGGGGAATCGTTGCGCGTGATCCAACGCGGCGAAGCGGACATCATGCTGGCGGGCGGAGCGGAAGGCGTGATCGGACCGCTGGGGGTGGGCGCGTTTGCGCAGATGCGGGCGCTCTCGACGCGCAACGACGACCCGGAGCGCGCCTCGCGGCCGTATGATGTGGACCGTGACGGTTTCGTGATGGGCGAGGGCGCGGTGGCCTTTGTGCTGGAGGAGCGCGAGCATGCGTTGCAACGCGGTGCGCGGATTTATGCGGAGCTCGCCGGTTATGCCGCGACGGGGGATGCGTATCATCTTTCGTCGCTCGCGCCGGAAGGCGAAGGTTCGCGGCGGGCGATGGCGCTGGCAATCGACGACGCGGGTTTGCAGCCGGCGGATTTGAGCTACGTGTCGGCCCATGCGACTTCCACGCCCGGCGGCGACGGCGAGGAAGCCGCGGCGATCGCGGGTCTTTTCGGCGAGGCGCGCGGGCAGTTGCACGTGAGCGGCGTAAAATCGATGACGGGTCATCTGCTCGGAGCGGCGGGCGCGTTGGGCGCGATGGCGGCGACGCTCGCGATTCACGAAGGCGTAATTCCGCCGACGATCAATTTGGACAACGTCGATCCGGCATGCGCGGCGCTCGGGTTGAACTTCACGCCGAAGGTGGCCGTGAAAAAGAAAGTGGATGCGGCGCTGGCGAACAGCTTCGGCTTTGGCGGCACGAACGCCTCGCTGGTGGTGCGCCGCGCTTGA
- a CDS encoding exosortase/archaeosortase family protein, which produces MKRLWQNLSARLTSPLLIALLLGAGFMAFVAWDQSHWWRVKEDYGFGWLVPAFVAFVVYDRWEKIAATVGACAAPGSPRASGVVGKLQTIAVVAVMILGVLFFLLGAFYRAGAGTSQPGTLALTLGMIGIVLPLIYFNAPPTPAPTVAGFGRDPRLKLAALFLFPALVWLVSAPLVSAIDQQLRLFLLRKVVTVVSVVFEVLGLPLEQQGNVLVLPSGGTVGVEDACSGIRSLTGCLFAGSFLAAVFLQRWWQKIALVVAAMILAFVTNLARGLFLTSWAYRYGADSISGEVHDIAGYAVLGLTVVGLLLLLPIFNLRIRAAEDVPGSEIDLPPAKKDE; this is translated from the coding sequence ATGAAACGGCTCTGGCAAAACCTGAGCGCGCGGCTGACTTCGCCGTTGCTCATCGCGCTGCTGCTGGGCGCGGGCTTCATGGCGTTTGTGGCGTGGGACCAGTCGCACTGGTGGCGGGTGAAAGAAGATTACGGCTTCGGCTGGCTCGTGCCGGCGTTTGTCGCGTTCGTGGTTTACGATCGCTGGGAGAAGATTGCGGCGACGGTGGGCGCGTGCGCCGCACCGGGGAGTCCGCGGGCGAGCGGAGTGGTGGGCAAACTGCAGACCATCGCGGTGGTGGCGGTGATGATTCTGGGGGTGTTGTTTTTCCTGCTCGGGGCGTTTTACCGGGCGGGCGCGGGCACGTCGCAGCCCGGCACGCTCGCGCTGACGCTGGGGATGATCGGCATTGTTTTGCCGCTGATTTATTTCAACGCGCCGCCCACGCCTGCGCCGACGGTGGCGGGTTTCGGGCGGGATCCGCGGTTGAAGCTGGCGGCGTTATTCCTGTTCCCGGCGCTCGTGTGGCTGGTGTCGGCGCCGTTGGTGTCGGCGATCGATCAGCAATTGCGGCTGTTTCTTTTGCGCAAGGTGGTGACGGTCGTCTCGGTGGTTTTCGAGGTGCTGGGCTTGCCGCTGGAGCAACAGGGCAACGTGCTCGTGCTGCCAAGCGGGGGCACGGTGGGAGTCGAGGATGCGTGCTCGGGGATTCGTTCGCTGACGGGCTGCCTGTTTGCGGGGTCGTTTCTGGCGGCGGTGTTTCTCCAACGGTGGTGGCAGAAAATCGCGCTGGTTGTGGCGGCGATGATTCTGGCGTTTGTGACGAATCTGGCGCGCGGGCTTTTTCTGACGAGCTGGGCGTATCGTTACGGGGCCGACTCCATTTCCGGCGAGGTGCACGACATCGCGGGCTACGCGGTGCTGGGCTTGACCGTCGTGGGCCTGCTGCTGCTGCTGCCAATTTTCAACCTCCGCATTCGCGCGGCGGAAGACGTGCCGGGGAGCGAGATCGATCTGCCGCCGGCGAAAAAAGACGAGTAA
- a CDS encoding pseudouridine synthase, which yields MLLAFHKPYGVLSQFTPEPGSRWRTLADFNFPPAVYPLGRLDADSEGLLLLADEPGLNARLLDPVHSHPREYWAQVENIPSPAALAQLDRGVRLADYTTRSCRARLLDPAPALPPRDPPIRVRKNIPDCWLALELTEGKNRQVRRMTAAVGHPTLRLVRARIGRFALADLAPGTWHELDAAQRAAVFAARPI from the coding sequence GTGCTTCTCGCCTTCCACAAACCCTACGGCGTGCTCTCGCAATTCACGCCCGAGCCCGGCTCCCGCTGGCGCACCCTCGCCGACTTCAATTTCCCGCCCGCCGTTTATCCACTCGGTCGCCTCGACGCCGACTCCGAGGGCCTTCTCCTTCTCGCCGACGAGCCCGGCCTCAACGCCCGCCTCCTCGATCCCGTCCACAGTCACCCGCGTGAATACTGGGCGCAGGTGGAAAACATCCCCTCGCCCGCCGCGCTTGCCCAGCTCGACCGGGGCGTCCGTCTCGCCGATTACACCACCCGCTCCTGCCGCGCACGGCTTCTCGATCCCGCGCCCGCTCTGCCGCCGCGCGATCCGCCCATTCGCGTCCGCAAAAACATTCCCGACTGCTGGCTCGCCCTCGAACTCACCGAAGGCAAAAACCGCCAGGTCCGCCGCATGACCGCCGCCGTCGGCCACCCGACCCTTCGTCTCGTGCGAGCCCGCATCGGCCGGTTCGCACTCGCCGACCTCGCACCGGGCACCTGGCACGAACTCGACGCCGCCCAACGCGCCGCCGTTTTCGCCGCTCGGCCCATCTGA
- a CDS encoding zinc-binding dehydrogenase, whose product MKAYQLTAVNQGRVADVTAPAAGAGEVVIALKAAALNHRDVWIKLGQYAGLKWPCIPGSDGAGVVESVGEGVDAKWVGREVMIYPGLGWGANEAAQSAEFSILGLPRDGTFAEKIAVPLTQIAERPAHLSWEEAAALPLAGLTAYRALFSRAKLERGERVLVNGIGGGVALFALQFAVAAGAEVWVTSSADEKIARARGFGAQGGFRYTEAGWGARAAKETGGFQVIVDGAGGDGCEQLLDAAAPGGRIVFYGATRGNPSALAMRKLFWRQISVLGSTMGSPADWAGMVAMVARHGVKPVVSDVFPLARAEEALALMERGEQLGKIVLRT is encoded by the coding sequence ATGAAGGCATACCAATTGACGGCGGTGAATCAGGGGCGGGTGGCGGATGTCACAGCGCCGGCGGCGGGGGCGGGCGAAGTCGTCATCGCGCTCAAGGCGGCGGCGCTCAATCACCGCGACGTGTGGATCAAGCTCGGCCAATATGCGGGTTTGAAATGGCCGTGCATTCCCGGTTCCGACGGAGCCGGCGTCGTCGAATCCGTGGGCGAGGGTGTGGACGCAAAATGGGTCGGACGCGAAGTGATGATTTATCCGGGCTTGGGTTGGGGCGCGAATGAGGCGGCGCAAAGCGCGGAGTTTTCCATCCTGGGATTGCCGCGTGATGGGACGTTCGCGGAAAAAATCGCCGTGCCGCTGACGCAGATCGCGGAGCGTCCGGCGCATCTCTCCTGGGAGGAAGCGGCGGCGCTGCCGCTGGCGGGGCTCACGGCTTATCGGGCGTTGTTCAGTCGGGCGAAGCTGGAGCGGGGCGAACGGGTTTTGGTCAACGGGATCGGAGGGGGCGTGGCTCTGTTTGCGCTGCAATTCGCCGTGGCCGCGGGGGCGGAGGTTTGGGTGACTTCGAGTGCCGACGAAAAGATCGCGCGGGCGCGGGGATTCGGCGCGCAGGGTGGATTTCGCTACACGGAGGCAGGTTGGGGGGCGCGCGCCGCGAAGGAGACGGGTGGATTTCAGGTGATCGTGGACGGGGCGGGCGGGGATGGTTGCGAGCAGTTGCTCGATGCGGCGGCACCGGGTGGGCGGATTGTCTTTTACGGAGCCACGCGGGGGAATCCATCGGCGTTGGCGATGCGGAAACTGTTTTGGCGTCAGATTTCGGTGCTGGGTTCAACGATGGGTTCGCCGGCGGATTGGGCGGGGATGGTCGCGATGGTGGCGCGCCACGGCGTGAAGCCGGTGGTG